The window ttatcataccCAGTGCAATTTTCGACCGTTCACATGCTGGgacatacataaatatttcagccaggcaatcattattaacatgCCCAATTGACATTCCATCTTTGGCGtataaatcattatcattgtcatcatcatggTGAGAGtatgtctaaaaaaaataatcaatatttaataatttaataacaataattcaaatttcaatataatataatcTACAAGCATGGGATGCAAACtgcacttttttttaactgaccttattattgtttttgctGAAGGAACGTGTTGAATTTTGACTTgtaactttatattttttcactaaGCTTTCTTGCGACCCTGATTTACGTAATCGTTTTAGCTGACTCATATTtgatcaaattataattttgtatctACTATATATAACCAAGTTTtagtttaatataattaacacgGCCAGACCtcacaattgtttatttactcacaagtcataaaaatttaaaaagtgtcAAGTGAAGCTTCTAGCACCAGCACCAGTATTCGGTCACGTGACAATCACAATTAACACGTGTTGATGTGGGCcggttttaaaaatatcgattCCTGCAGCTGTGTGTTCACGGAACACCTGTTACCATAGAAACGTATTTGTTTTGAATTTGTGTGTTGACTTGGACGCTCGATAAATTTAGTTTGATAGTACGTTTTATTAAATCTACTTgtttataattcttttttgaagcaaaaaaaacaaacaaagttgtaatttatataattatttattattatttatatcatgaaAAATTGTAATGGCAGAGCTTCATGTTTTTGGTGAAATTGAATCAGCTGAAAATTTTGGTGATATTGCATTGTTTTGTAAATGGAATTTTCATGCaggtaataattataattaattgtatgatcaaacaacaataacaataaaaattctaataataattatttttattttatttattatttaaaaaaaaaaaaatcaggcaATGGTTGGAGAGTAATTGATGGGAATATTGAAGGTCAAACTCAAGAGTCTCGTGATACATTTACAGAAAAGCCTTACTGGAGTCATCCAATTGACATTCACTACACCACCCAGACAATCCAAGCATCACCAAAATTATTACTTCAAGTATTTTGTCgtgataaatattcaagaattttatttgttgcttATGGAGTTTGTACTGTTCCATTGAGTCCAGGTCAACATAAAATTAAGTGTTACACCTGGAAACCaattggtaattgtttggatCAATTACGAGATCGTTTTTTGGGAATAACACTTCAACTTAAAAGTCCAAATCTTTTAGCAAATGGTGGTGATAGATTTGAGTTATTAACACAAAGTCTTGGAACTGTTAATATTGTTTTGCATGttattgctaaaaattttatcaaatttggCTGTCTTCTTTAAAGGCTACTTTATCAAAATGAAGATAAACACAtggacaattattatttggaccatttggtttatttttaatgaatgttGTTGTCAAATAACTGATGTTATTTCAACAACTCAATGTCCAACTGATGAtacatgtgaaaataaaataaataatgatactcTGGTGAGTTTTGATAACTCTACAATTGATACAGCAACAACaagtttttattcaacaacaacaagaacaacaacaacgacaacagAAAGTGATGATGAAGGAATTGATTTGAAAGTAGactttgataatattgaagcatcaaaaaatattagcatcacaacaacaacaacaatcatgCCAGTTGTAACAACAGTAGCAACAATTGTTAAAAACACAACAAGACAATTAAcattacaaaaacaaaataaaaatatttgtccttGTGATTTGACAGTACTTGTTTGTgatataaattgttgttgtgATACTGATTGTCATGAGTATCAACTTGaagttttttcaaaatgtTATGATATTAAACCAAAGAATTACGATTCacaatattgttttaacaaaaattttattaaaaaaaataatactaaatttaTTCTTGATAGATTagctgataatttattttgtatatcaaaagaaaatacacCACCACTTGATTCagcaataaattcaatgagaattaaaaatcgtgaaaaatttaatgatgtttTGAAGAATAATCATCAGACAAGATACAGTTggattgaacaaaaaaaaccaaataaaattaatatcaatgtaTCGAGTTTGTATATTCATGGTGATGTATTTtggataaaaagaaataaaaaagttaaaaaatttgagcTACCACTTAAAGGATTTACTGGACAATGTTCAATGATAAaagaaattgaatatttaaataattggcAATCAAATTGtcttcaaattaatttaagaaatgAAAATCCATGGATTAATCCAGATTTTTACAGCAACATTACTGTCATATCATTGCCAAAGTATTTAAACACAtcaatcaatgaaaattgtacaaaaaatatatgtattccagttgaaacaaaaatttgtacaaatgcatttaaaaattgtaattctaaaattattcCTCGTGCTTCTTGTGTCAATGAGACATGTGTAAACattgtcaaaaaatttgaGTACACAATTTATCACAATGGCAGTGATGgtattaaaaatgtcaaattaaatattcaattgggAAATTTTACAAGAGcatttaatcaacaatatgaaattaaattccaGTGGATAAATTCATCAAGTCAGCCACTGATGAGAAGTGGAAGTTTGGGCTATCTTTTAAACAAGCCAATTATTTTTGGAACCATGTTATCCAATGCTTCCAGTACTGTGTCCAATGACATCATCAGTTTTAACACttcaaattacatttttaaaattccacTGGGTATGAAAGACTCCAAGTGTTCAAGTGACAACAAGTATCCACTTGTTCTTGGAGAAGATGTCAAgtcaaaatgtaaaattattgttgatactgATAATTTTACAGCCAATACTTGTATggaaattaatcaaaaaattatcacagcattttttgatgattcattAGTTAATATTACTGATATTGACAACTATCCAATTTACATATCTAGAAGTGGTAACACGACAAATTTAAATGCAACTGATTGGAATCAAATTTTACTTAATAGAattccaaaaaatattgttactgCTAAAATATTGGAGACAGAGTATCAATGTTCTGGACTTTTTacttcaattaaaattgatttgatGTATGGTCTTATGCCAAAGATGacaaatgatgattattataaaattgttggaGCTGGCATCACTGTGTCTGATGAAGAATCCATAACTTGGGAAAGAAaatgttttgataaaaataatagcacTGTTGATAGGTGCATTGACACATTGagtgttgatattattacttaTGTTTCATCACGTGATATATCAACACCagaaatgtattattatgCTGGTGGACCAAACTTGGATCTCATATTGccttatgattttttttatccatttttgagtagaaataataattcttcaacaatttattcttcatgtattattttaattctagtagaatgtattttttttttcttataatttaaaaagtattttttaaaatttaattaaaaatttttcaataaaatatacaattttattaaataataattatttttagaggaaaaaaaattttttttttctcattaattttattaaaatttaatacatttattttataacggatgaataaattttttttctaaaccgTTTGGCTTGTAATATCACGAGGAAATTGTCTTGGAAATTCATCATAATCAAGACTAGCTGGAAGTGGaagaaaatcatcaaaatcaatttGGTCTTCAGTTGATTCTCtgccaaaaaaataacgttTTTGATGTCGCTCACACAAAAATGAACCTCTTGATTGACGTGAACGAGTGTTACGACGTTGAGCACTACTTGTTACATCATAGCCATCCTGatgtaatcattaaaaatatgtaaacaattttaaaataaaaaaaaaatataaaataaaggtaatttaaaacttacatcaatatttgatttttctaatatttctCTAGCAAGGTCTCGCTGGTGccatgatatatataaaaatattgctgatgTACCAGCAATTTCTGTTGTGATGAATCCACTGACATacaataaaaacgaaaatccATAATTATAAGTAAACGGTGGaccctaaaaataataattaaaaatcattgttattcattgactaattaaaaaataaatttaggtATTTTAAAACTCACTTGGAATGAAGATCGTGGACGAAGTTTGCTACCAACTTCAGCTTTGAATACTGATATGTACATTATCATACCAACGAGCATCATCAAGCCTAGAAAATTTaagttttaattgttgtttatatttatatttatattttagaatttattagAGTACCACAAATTGTAAATATCACTCCAGCAACAAAGATACACAATTGAAGTCTCGGTCTAGATACGTAAGCAATCACATAGAAAATTTCAGCAATCATCAGTAAGACTGTtgctatgataaaaaatacagcTGATTTTGTAACTGCATCTGCAACAAgtggaaattatttttttatttttttttgtcgataaAACTATTGAGTAgagaaattaattgaaaaaaaaaaaaataaaaaaaataacgtacATGGAATTGCCATTGTGGAATCACTGGGGTCAGGTAGATATTCTTCGTTGGGAAAATAGTCAATCCTTGAACATTCAAATTGCATGGTTGGACCTGaacagtaaaatttttttttttttttatggtttttagattattattttgttgattagaTATTTCCCGTGACTTGTAGAGACAATTGAGTATTTTTCGCTACCGGTCGTAGtggtcaaataattatttctaaatgaaattttcgtaaaattatgcttttattatttaaacaacaccTTGATCTAGTTTtcctgaaatttttataaattttcttcgagtactttttttttttttttaattttatattttttttaatctgcaggcaaaactcaatttttttcgcGATTGGTCATGTtggtcaaataattatttctaaatggaattttcataaaattatggttctattatttaaacaacaccttaatataataatcctgaattttttatgaatttccTTCgagcactttttttttttttctattttatattgctCGTTACTTGTAGACAATATTCGGTACTTTTCACAGCTGGTCATattcgtgaaaaaaaatatttctaaacaaaattttcatgaaattatgcttttattatttaaacaacaccTTGACCTAGTTTtcctgaaatttttataaattttcttcgagtacttttattttttttttaattttatatttttacaaaattctgTACTTTATGCCAAAATCcatcattgttaaaaaaaatatttctaagcaTAGTTTCCgtgaaattatcattttaatattcaaaaaacagCTAAATCTAATTAtcctaaaaattttacaaattttcttCGAgcccttttttttaatttttaatttcatattttttgtgACCTGCAGACAAAATTCAGCTTTTTGGCTGCAAGTCATattcgtttaaaaaaatatttctcaataGAATTTTCACGAAAttatgcttttattatttaaacaatccctaaatataatttttctgaaagttttattaattatcttcgagtactttttttgttttttaattttatattttgctaAAATCcataattattgtcaaaagtaataaaaaaaaatatttcttctcaaaatatatataaaattccgtttctaatattaaaacaacaaacaaatataattatccaGCAAGTTACAGATATAAATTAGATCTTAAAATCTTTCAATAGCCTCGAAGAAACGtcggaagaaaaaaaatctaatttccTTTGCTCTCGagtttgtaattaataatttccccaatgataatttttttatttcaaagtaaATAGGTCAAAGATGCTACAATATATtaatccaataaaaaaatatatccctctttataatatttagataaaaataaatttttttatataaatttattttttgttaaacttACTTGTTGCAACGCAAATTCTCCAAAGACCACTGTGTGTAATTTTACTATCCGGTTCAACTGATGCATTTGctggatttatttttgataatttttcatcagtaAATAGCCACTCGTCTGTCCCAATTGCTATTGAAACAATGACAAATGATAGTAAAGCAGTAAATCCAGATAGAAAAGCAAGTCCCTTACTGCTGTCTTGATGATTTCTTATTTCTTCTGGTCCATATGTCAatgtatcaattttatttggctCACAACAACACAAGCAACATGTGTAACAAGACATTTTTTtcccaaataaatttatttcatttattttttttaatttctcattgcattatttaattcaatagcatattaatttttcctttatatttcaattgaattggTATAtctgattttatatttcatctctcgagatatagtattttttttttttattattcaaaaagcTCATTGCTCTCGTGAGCTTATCGGGTCTTGAGCTTTGACCTTAttctattgattattttcttaGCTACTTGTAACTTcatctataaatttaaatccttgaggttttatttttttaaatagttcaAATGTCAGggtcatttgaaaaataaactttagtaaacaaaaaaaaaatatttacttgtgttttttcattttttgtaattttagattggtggaaaaataattttataaagtatAATTTCTTGTAGGATTGtgaattgatttaataaattcaaaatgattttttattgctgtaaaatttatctgttgaaggaattatttaaaaatttatttttttaaaattatgaaataaatattttatattcaaattaaattatttttttttcttataaatttattttattttttttttaagttacgcgaatttatttctttttaaagtttttttaaaaatttaaatatacaaaaagaaaaaatgtcttgattgcaattttatttagtgGCCGgtaattattgtcaaaaagttttttaattaaattttttatcagcaCTAGAGTATGACAGTTCaagttataaacaaaaaatattattattttaattttttaataatgaataattgtttaaatgttatctagtaaataaaattttatcgcCGTTCAAATTGGAGacggaaaattaaatttaaacttcagttttatttattcgatCATCATGAATAAttcatagtaatttttatatttatttctcgtCATTAGATagtaatttaatcaattaaaaaaaatgtaaattaaattatttatatttattttttatgtcaaataCTTACACTAAAAACAAACGTGTTATTTTATTGCCTTcgaagaataaaaaacaacataaaacAGCACAttgaagttttaatttttcaggaaaaaataatttatataatgaaaaaaaataaaactataaaaatcACTTTGTtgttagaataaaataaatttgaatttaataaatatttaaataataatttaattaaaacatcaagtaatcaagataacaaaaaaaaaaaaataaaaaaaaatgttacaattattttaaacgtTAAATTAAactgtttatattttcaaataaattttaaattattcgattttcaaaaaagataaattgcGCGAAAATGATATGTTTTGTTGAAGGTATAATTTTTGAGTGGTTTTTTTACGAAAGCTTGAAAGTGACTAACGGTCGACGCCCGAGTTTACTATCAGCTCTCAATTGAGCTTGTGCTCAGCTTGCACTCAGCATCATCCCTCCAGCCACCACCAACCCTTTTGCAAAAAGTAGGAAAAATTATATGCTGAAAGTGTGTATATATTGGTATAGCGCGAAAACTTGCTGAGCTTGATTGCAAGTGGTGGTGCTGGTGCAACTTGCAAGAAACATTATATCTATAGATTGTAAAGTTTCTTGCAAGTTGCATTTGtctatgtaattattttatgaaactataatttatcaaaaaattcaaagaaaaacaaataaatgtaactaataattaacatctcaaaaaatataattctataCAATATCGAGACTTGgaatatcattttaatttttgataaaaaaaaat is drawn from Aphidius gifuensis isolate YNYX2018 linkage group LG3, ASM1490517v1, whole genome shotgun sequence and contains these coding sequences:
- the LOC122853420 gene encoding tectonic-1, producing MKINTWTIIIWTIWFIFNECCCQITDVISTTQCPTDDTCENKINNDTLVSFDNSTIDTATTSFYSTTTRTTTTTTESDDEGIDLKVDFDNIEASKNISITTTTTIMPVVTTVATIVKNTTRQLTLQKQNKNICPCDLTVLVCDINCCCDTDCHEYQLEVFSKCYDIKPKNYDSQYCFNKNFIKKNNTKFILDRLADNLFCISKENTPPLDSAINSMRIKNREKFNDVLKNNHQTRYSWIEQKKPNKININVSSLYIHGDVFWIKRNKKVKKFELPLKGFTGQCSMIKEIEYLNNWQSNCLQINLRNENPWINPDFYSNITVISLPKYLNTSINENCTKNICIPVETKICTNAFKNCNSKIIPRASCVNETCVNIVKKFEYTIYHNGSDGIKNVKLNIQLGNFTRAFNQQYEIKFQWINSSSQPLMRSGSLGYLLNKPIIFGTMLSNASSTVSNDIISFNTSNYIFKIPLGMKDSKCSSDNKYPLVLGEDVKSKCKIIVDTDNFTANTCMEINQKIITAFFDDSLVNITDIDNYPIYISRSGNTTNLNATDWNQILLNRIPKNIVTAKILETEYQCSGLFTSIKIDLMYGLMPKMTNDDYYKIVGAGITVSDEESITWERKCFDKNNSTVDRCIDTLSVDIITYVSSRDISTPEMYYYAGGPNLDLILPYDFFYPFLSRNNNSSTIYSSCIIL
- the LOC122853421 gene encoding B9 domain-containing protein 2-like, with the translated sequence MAELHVFGEIESAENFGDIALFCKWNFHAGNGWRVIDGNIEGQTQESRDTFTEKPYWSHPIDIHYTTQTIQASPKLLLQVFCRDKYSRILFVAYGVCTVPLSPGQHKIKCYTWKPIGNCLDQLRDRFLGITLQLKSPNLLANGGDRFELLTQSLGTVNIVLHVIAKNFIKFGCLL
- the LOC122853422 gene encoding voltage-dependent calcium channel gamma-3 subunit, whose translation is MSCYTCCLCCCEPNKIDTLTYGPEEIRNHQDSSKGLAFLSGFTALLSFVIVSIAIGTDEWLFTDEKLSKINPANASVEPDSKITHSGLWRICVATSPTMQFECSRIDYFPNEEYLPDPSDSTMAIPYAVTKSAVFFIIATVLLMIAEIFYVIAYVSRPRLQLCIFVAGVIFTICGLMMLVGMIMYISVFKAEVGSKLRPRSSFQGPPFTYNYGFSFLLYVSGFITTEIAGTSAIFLYISWHQRDLAREILEKSNIDDGYDVTSSAQRRNTRSRQSRGSFLCERHQKRYFFGRESTEDQIDFDDFLPLPASLDYDEFPRQFPRDITSQTV